The Streptomyces sp. NBC_01268 genome window below encodes:
- a CDS encoding GNAT family N-acetyltransferase → MSDTTATAGPVIHGAYEISADLARIDVARVHHWLSTDAYWALGRPREKQDRAIAASLNYGAYHRESGEMSAYARVVTDYATFAWLCDVYVDRAARGTGLGTALATAVRDDLEVYGLRRIMLATADAHGVYEKVGFTPLQNPDKWMALGQQ, encoded by the coding sequence ATGAGCGACACGACGGCCACCGCCGGCCCCGTCATACACGGGGCGTACGAGATCTCAGCCGACCTCGCCCGGATCGACGTGGCGCGCGTCCACCACTGGCTCTCCACCGACGCCTACTGGGCCCTCGGCCGACCTCGGGAGAAGCAGGACCGCGCCATCGCCGCCTCGCTCAACTACGGTGCCTACCACCGCGAGTCGGGCGAGATGAGCGCCTACGCCCGTGTCGTCACCGACTACGCCACCTTCGCCTGGCTCTGCGACGTCTACGTCGACCGCGCGGCGCGCGGCACCGGGCTCGGCACCGCCCTCGCCACCGCCGTCCGTGACGACCTGGAGGTGTACGGGCTGCGCCGGATCATGCTCGCCACCGCCGACGCGCACGGCGTGTACGAGAAGGTCGGTTTCACGCCACTGCAGAATCCGGACAAGTGGATGGCACTCGGACAGCAGTGA
- a CDS encoding aminotransferase-like domain-containing protein encodes MNESSSVGELAKSLKSELNRYSVGEKLPSSRALVERYRVSPVTVTRALAQLAAEGLVVTRPGAGAYRAEPRAAAPAAGDTSWQQLALSADTATELVPRSVDASGVLVTLSAPQPGVIEFNGGYLHPSLQPERALAGALARAGRRPGAWGRPPTDGLPELREWFAREIGGGVTAAEVLITAGGQPALTTALRALAPPGTPVLVESPTYPGMLAIARAAGLRPVPVPTDADGVRPELLEAAFRATGARVFVCQPLFQNPTGAALGAERSAAVVRIARAAGAFVVEDDFARRLVHEDAGPLPATLAADDPDGVVVHVCSLTKPTSASLRVGALAARGPVLERLRAIQVVDSFFVPRPLQEAALELVGSPAWSRHLRSLAAELKSRRDTLAGAVAHHLPELALPHVPSGGYQLWLRLPDTLPEAALVPAALRHGVAVAPGRPYFCAEPPAGHIRLSFAGVAGPAEIAEGVRRLRTAVDGLLG; translated from the coding sequence ATGAATGAGAGTAGCAGTGTGGGAGAACTGGCGAAATCCCTCAAGTCGGAGCTGAACCGCTACTCCGTAGGTGAGAAGCTGCCGTCGAGCCGGGCTCTCGTCGAGCGCTACCGCGTCTCCCCGGTCACCGTCACCCGGGCCCTCGCCCAGCTCGCCGCCGAAGGCCTGGTCGTCACCCGGCCCGGCGCCGGCGCCTACCGGGCCGAGCCCCGCGCCGCCGCCCCCGCCGCCGGGGACACCTCCTGGCAGCAGCTCGCGCTCAGCGCCGACACCGCCACCGAACTCGTCCCCCGGTCCGTCGACGCCTCCGGCGTCCTCGTCACCCTCTCCGCGCCCCAGCCCGGCGTCATCGAGTTCAACGGCGGCTACCTCCACCCCTCGCTCCAGCCCGAGCGCGCCCTCGCCGGCGCCCTCGCCCGGGCCGGCCGCCGCCCTGGCGCCTGGGGCCGGCCGCCCACCGACGGGCTGCCCGAGCTGCGCGAATGGTTCGCCCGCGAGATCGGCGGCGGCGTCACCGCCGCCGAGGTCCTCATCACCGCCGGCGGCCAGCCCGCCCTCACCACCGCCCTGCGCGCCCTCGCCCCGCCCGGCACCCCCGTCCTCGTCGAATCGCCCACCTATCCGGGCATGCTCGCCATCGCCCGCGCCGCCGGACTGCGCCCCGTCCCCGTCCCCACCGACGCCGACGGTGTACGCCCCGAGCTGCTCGAAGCCGCCTTCCGCGCCACCGGTGCCCGCGTCTTCGTCTGCCAGCCGCTCTTCCAGAACCCCACCGGTGCCGCCCTCGGCGCCGAACGGAGCGCCGCCGTCGTCCGGATCGCCCGCGCGGCCGGCGCCTTCGTCGTCGAGGACGACTTCGCCCGCCGCCTCGTCCACGAGGACGCCGGGCCGCTGCCCGCCACGCTCGCCGCCGACGACCCCGACGGCGTCGTCGTGCACGTCTGCTCGCTGACCAAACCGACCTCCGCGAGCCTGCGGGTGGGCGCCCTGGCCGCCCGCGGACCCGTCCTGGAGCGGCTGCGCGCCATCCAGGTCGTCGACAGCTTCTTCGTCCCCCGGCCCCTCCAGGAGGCCGCCCTCGAACTCGTCGGCTCCCCGGCCTGGAGCCGCCATCTGCGCTCCCTCGCCGCCGAGCTGAAGAGCCGCCGCGACACCCTGGCCGGCGCCGTCGCCCACCACCTGCCCGAACTCGCCCTGCCGCACGTCCCCTCCGGCGGCTACCAGCTCTGGCTCCGCCTCCCCGACACCCTTCCCGAGGCCGCGCTCGTCCCCGCGGCCCTGCGTCACGGCGTCGCGGTGGCGCCCGGCCGGCCGTACTTCTGTGCCGAGCCGCCCGCCGGCCACATCCGGCTGAGTTTCGCGGGTGTCGCGGGCCCCGCGGAGATCGCCGAGGGGGTGCGGCGGCTGCGGACCGCCGTGGACGGGCTCCTCGGCTGA
- a CDS encoding DMT family transporter, with product MRAQNSATPPMTIAVANPRAEAEPAAARRGTLLAALGVVSFSLTFPSTVWGLESFGPWSLVAVRSVLAAVIAGAFLLVGRVPMPERRHWAGLAVVAGGVVVGFPLLTTLALRTSTTSHAAVVVGLLPLTTAAFAAIRTGRRPSRTFWVAAVAGAVVVLGFTLQQSGGAVSQGDLYLFGALLVCAAGYTEGGRLARLMPGWQVIGWALVLCLPLTVAGSAVALAHEPVHLTAHGIAGLVWVAAGSTFFGLYVWYRGMAAIGIPRASQLQLAQPLLTLFWSVTVLGEHLSPAAPVAAGAVLVCIAVTQRAKS from the coding sequence ATGAGAGCACAGAATAGCGCTACCCCGCCGATGACGATAGCGGTCGCGAACCCCCGGGCCGAGGCCGAGCCCGCCGCCGCCCGCCGCGGGACGCTGCTCGCCGCGCTCGGCGTGGTCTCCTTCTCGCTGACCTTCCCCTCCACCGTCTGGGGCCTGGAGAGCTTCGGCCCCTGGTCGCTGGTGGCCGTGCGTTCGGTGCTGGCCGCGGTGATCGCCGGGGCCTTCCTGCTCGTGGGCCGGGTGCCGATGCCCGAGCGGCGCCACTGGGCCGGGCTCGCGGTCGTCGCGGGGGGCGTGGTCGTCGGCTTCCCGCTGCTGACGACGCTGGCGCTGCGGACCTCCACCACCTCGCACGCCGCCGTGGTCGTCGGGCTGCTCCCGCTGACCACCGCGGCCTTCGCCGCCATCCGTACCGGCCGGCGCCCGTCCCGCACCTTCTGGGTCGCGGCCGTCGCCGGGGCCGTCGTGGTGCTGGGCTTCACGCTCCAGCAGAGCGGCGGGGCGGTGTCGCAGGGCGATCTCTACCTCTTCGGGGCGCTGCTCGTGTGCGCCGCCGGGTACACCGAGGGCGGCCGGCTCGCCCGGCTGATGCCGGGCTGGCAGGTCATCGGCTGGGCGCTGGTGCTCTGCCTGCCGCTGACCGTGGCGGGCTCGGCCGTGGCGCTGGCGCACGAGCCCGTGCACCTCACCGCCCACGGGATCGCGGGGCTCGTCTGGGTGGCCGCCGGGTCCACGTTCTTCGGGCTGTACGTCTGGTACCGGGGCATGGCCGCGATCGGCATCCCGCGCGCGAGCCAGCTCCAGCTCGCCCAGCCGCTGCTCACGCTGTTCTGGTCGGTGACCGTGCTCGGGGAGCACCTGTCGCCGGCCGCCCCGGTCGCGGCGGGCGCGGTGCTGGTCTGCATCGCGGTGACCCAGCGGGCGAAGAGCTGA
- a CDS encoding DUF1918 domain-containing protein — protein sequence MRANVGDELLVHGRTVGQHDRTAKVVQVLGENGTPPYRVKYEDDGHEALMSPGPDTVVRHHPETRPTDR from the coding sequence ATGCGTGCGAACGTGGGCGACGAGTTGCTGGTGCACGGCCGGACCGTCGGTCAGCACGACCGTACGGCGAAGGTCGTCCAGGTACTGGGGGAGAACGGCACTCCCCCGTACCGCGTCAAGTACGAGGACGACGGTCACGAGGCCCTGATGTCACCGGGCCCCGACACCGTCGTACGCCACCACCCGGAGACGCGGCCCACCGACCGGTGA
- a CDS encoding glycoside hydrolase family 10 protein → MPLIGRRGFVAGAALSVLGTGGSGAAGAAGSTASGTAPEARAAGGGRGGGRRATAGFRGMWITTVFNRDFPSRTGLTAAVQRAELIARLDLAVRRGMTAVMLQVRPSADALWPSPYEPWASCLTGVQGGDPGWDPLGTAVAEAHARGLELHAWCNPYRVATQTDRTRLAPNHPVRLHPEWALEYGGGLCYDPGLPEVRRHVQDAMLDAVRRYDVDALHWDDYFYPYPVAGEDFPDDDSFRRYGAGFADRAAWRRNNVDLLVSETSARVKELKPHVAFGISPFGVWRNASADPLGSDTRAGASYDDLHADSRKWVKERWVDYVIPQLYWHIGYGPADYAKLVPWWDAVVRDTGVRLYLGEALYKVGDPAQPAAWQDPQELVRHVRLGRDHPTVGGHAYFATKEVAKDPLGALTAVLADDTPRGA, encoded by the coding sequence ATGCCGCTGATCGGCAGAAGAGGGTTCGTGGCGGGGGCGGCGCTGAGCGTCCTCGGGACCGGGGGAAGCGGAGCGGCCGGGGCCGCCGGATCCACCGCGTCGGGCACGGCACCCGAGGCGAGGGCTGCCGGAGGAGGCCGCGGCGGCGGACGGCGCGCAACCGCCGGCTTCCGGGGCATGTGGATCACGACGGTCTTCAACCGTGACTTCCCCTCCCGGACCGGCCTGACCGCCGCCGTGCAGCGCGCCGAGCTGATCGCCCGGCTCGACCTCGCGGTGCGGCGCGGGATGACCGCCGTCATGCTCCAGGTCCGGCCCTCCGCCGACGCCCTGTGGCCCTCCCCGTACGAGCCGTGGGCGAGCTGCCTCACCGGCGTCCAGGGCGGCGACCCGGGCTGGGACCCGCTCGGCACGGCCGTCGCCGAGGCGCACGCGCGCGGTCTGGAGCTGCACGCCTGGTGCAACCCGTACCGGGTCGCCACGCAGACCGACCGGACGCGACTGGCGCCGAACCACCCGGTGCGGCTCCACCCCGAGTGGGCGCTCGAGTACGGGGGAGGGCTCTGCTACGACCCGGGCCTGCCCGAGGTCCGGCGCCACGTGCAGGACGCCATGCTCGACGCCGTACGCCGCTACGACGTCGACGCGCTGCACTGGGACGACTACTTCTACCCGTATCCCGTGGCCGGGGAGGACTTCCCCGACGACGACAGCTTCCGCCGGTACGGAGCCGGGTTCGCCGACCGGGCGGCCTGGCGGCGGAACAACGTCGACCTGCTGGTCTCCGAGACCTCCGCCCGGGTGAAGGAGCTCAAACCGCACGTCGCCTTCGGCATCAGCCCCTTCGGCGTCTGGCGCAACGCCTCCGCCGACCCGCTGGGCTCCGACACCCGGGCCGGGGCGAGCTACGACGACCTGCACGCCGACAGCCGCAAGTGGGTCAAGGAGCGCTGGGTCGACTACGTGATCCCGCAGCTCTACTGGCACATCGGCTACGGCCCCGCCGACTACGCCAAGCTGGTGCCCTGGTGGGACGCCGTGGTCCGGGACACCGGCGTACGGCTCTACCTCGGCGAGGCGCTCTACAAGGTCGGCGACCCCGCGCAGCCCGCCGCCTGGCAGGACCCCCAGGAGCTCGTCCGCCATGTGCGGCTCGGCAGGGACCATCCGACCGTCGGCGGCCACGCCTACTTCGCGACGAAGGAGGTCGCCAAGGATCCGCTCGGGGCGCTCACCGCGGTCCTCGCCGACGACACCCCGCGCGGGGCGTGA
- a CDS encoding 3-hydroxybutyryl-CoA dehydrogenase, whose amino-acid sequence MADIERVGVVGCGQMGAGIAEVCARSGLEVKVAETTGEALEIGRTRLYNSLSKAAERGKISEEERDATLARLSFTTDLGEFADRDLVIEAVVENEQVKTEIFKVLDQVVTRPDAILASNTSSIPLVKLAVATSRPDSVIGIHFFNPAPVQKLVELIPALTTSEGTISRAQLFAEKTLGKHAIRAQDRSGFVVNALLVPYLLSAIRMFESGIASREDIDNGMEFGCAHPMGPLKLSDLIGLDTIASIADSMYTEYKEPLYAAPPLLQRMVDAGRLGRKTGSGFYPYS is encoded by the coding sequence ATGGCCGACATTGAGCGCGTCGGAGTGGTGGGCTGCGGCCAGATGGGCGCGGGCATCGCTGAGGTGTGTGCCCGCAGCGGTCTCGAGGTGAAGGTCGCCGAGACCACCGGCGAGGCGCTGGAGATCGGCCGCACACGGCTCTACAACTCGCTGTCCAAGGCCGCCGAACGCGGCAAGATCAGCGAGGAGGAGCGGGACGCCACGCTGGCGCGGCTCAGCTTCACCACCGACCTGGGCGAGTTCGCCGACCGCGACCTCGTGATCGAGGCGGTCGTCGAGAACGAGCAGGTCAAGACCGAGATCTTCAAGGTGCTCGACCAGGTGGTGACCCGGCCGGACGCCATCCTGGCCTCCAACACCTCCTCGATCCCGCTGGTGAAGCTGGCCGTGGCGACCTCCCGCCCCGACTCGGTCATCGGCATCCACTTCTTCAACCCGGCCCCGGTGCAGAAGCTGGTCGAGCTGATCCCCGCCCTCACCACCTCCGAGGGCACGATCAGCCGGGCGCAGCTGTTCGCCGAGAAGACCCTGGGCAAGCACGCGATCCGTGCGCAGGACCGCTCGGGCTTCGTGGTGAACGCCCTGCTCGTGCCGTACCTGCTCTCCGCGATCCGGATGTTCGAGTCGGGCATCGCGAGCCGCGAGGACATCGACAACGGCATGGAGTTCGGCTGCGCCCACCCGATGGGCCCGCTGAAGCTGTCGGACCTGATCGGCCTGGACACGATCGCCTCGATCGCCGACTCGATGTACACCGAGTACAAGGAGCCGCTGTACGCGGCGCCGCCGCTGCTCCAGCGGATGGTGGACGCGGGCCGTCTCGGCCGCAAGACGGGCTCGGGCTTCTACCCGTACTCCTGA
- a CDS encoding NUDIX domain-containing protein, with product MQWTKLSEQPVYENRWFRVNLADVELPDGRRLDHYLIRLRPVAAATVVNDADEALLIWRHRFITDSWGWELAAGVVEDGEDIEAAAAREMEEETGWRPGPLRPLLTVEASNGLTDARHHLYWADEASCTGPPQDAFESSRVAWVPLKRVPELIARGEVPAANMAAGLLMLRHLRLG from the coding sequence GTGCAGTGGACGAAGTTAAGTGAACAGCCCGTCTATGAGAACCGCTGGTTCCGGGTGAACCTCGCGGACGTCGAACTCCCCGACGGCCGCCGCCTCGACCACTACCTCATCCGGCTCCGCCCCGTCGCCGCCGCGACCGTCGTCAACGACGCCGACGAGGCCCTGCTGATCTGGCGCCACCGCTTCATCACCGACAGCTGGGGCTGGGAGCTGGCCGCCGGCGTCGTCGAGGACGGCGAGGACATCGAGGCCGCCGCCGCCCGCGAGATGGAGGAGGAGACCGGCTGGCGCCCCGGGCCGCTGCGCCCGCTCCTCACCGTGGAGGCGTCCAACGGCCTCACGGACGCCCGCCACCACCTCTACTGGGCGGACGAGGCGAGCTGCACCGGGCCCCCGCAGGACGCCTTCGAGTCCTCGCGGGTCGCCTGGGTCCCGCTCAAACGCGTTCCCGAGCTGATCGCCCGGGGCGAGGTCCCGGCCGCCAACATGGCCGCCGGGCTGCTGATGCTGCGCCACCTGCGGCTCGGCTGA
- a CDS encoding transcriptional regulator, with amino-acid sequence MQSQPQPPPHLQPNTLLDSLLDEAGMSHSGLATRVNQAGRARGLALRYEHTAVARWLKGQRPRGQVPDLICEVLAGRLHRAVTLDDIGLGVPGAGLPAAGCPLSGFVERATALWRCDEQQRPHVLGAQAVTGTPAVMPVWEWENPPEDVDVSRDGRTRVSVADVRMLSAARAHYEQMYRKAGGMATRARVVGFLTAETAPLLRGAYSDSLGRRLHRASGGLVAVAGICAYDSDAQGLAQRYFHQALRLAKASGDRGLGAYVIALLVNQSLFMAEYRQAVAFAEAALRAAGRDITPALAADLTAMQAKAYAHLGDGSAALACIRRAETEAARISPGAEPAETGYVQPGLVNVQVAEALLRLGDLTAAHEHAAAAVETPAHDRGRVHRLAMLCQIELRQGETERAAGTAVEMTERARGMESQRLRDRLREVREHLLARGGGDAREAAELIDGALRVPL; translated from the coding sequence ATGCAGTCCCAGCCGCAGCCCCCTCCCCATCTCCAGCCCAACACCCTGCTGGACTCCCTGCTCGACGAGGCGGGGATGTCCCACAGCGGGCTCGCCACCCGGGTGAACCAGGCCGGCCGGGCCCGCGGTCTCGCCCTGCGCTACGAACACACCGCCGTGGCCCGTTGGTTGAAGGGGCAGCGGCCGCGCGGCCAGGTCCCCGACCTGATCTGTGAGGTGCTCGCGGGCCGGCTGCACCGCGCCGTCACACTCGACGACATCGGCCTCGGCGTGCCCGGCGCCGGACTGCCCGCGGCCGGCTGCCCGCTCTCCGGCTTCGTCGAGCGGGCCACCGCCCTGTGGCGCTGCGACGAGCAGCAGCGCCCGCACGTCCTGGGTGCCCAGGCGGTCACCGGCACCCCGGCGGTGATGCCGGTCTGGGAGTGGGAGAACCCGCCGGAGGACGTGGACGTCTCCCGCGACGGGCGCACCCGGGTCTCCGTCGCGGACGTGCGGATGCTGAGCGCGGCCCGGGCGCACTACGAGCAGATGTACCGCAAGGCCGGCGGCATGGCGACCCGCGCCCGGGTCGTCGGCTTCCTCACGGCCGAGACCGCGCCGCTGCTGCGCGGCGCCTACAGCGACTCCCTCGGGCGGCGGCTGCACCGCGCCAGCGGGGGCCTGGTGGCGGTGGCCGGGATCTGCGCCTACGACTCCGACGCCCAGGGGCTCGCCCAGCGCTACTTCCACCAGGCGCTGCGCCTCGCGAAGGCGAGCGGCGACCGGGGGCTCGGCGCCTATGTGATCGCACTGCTGGTCAACCAGTCGCTGTTCATGGCGGAGTACCGGCAGGCGGTCGCGTTCGCGGAGGCGGCGCTGCGCGCGGCCGGGCGGGACATCACGCCCGCGCTCGCCGCCGATCTGACGGCGATGCAGGCCAAGGCGTACGCGCACCTCGGCGACGGGTCGGCGGCCCTCGCCTGCATCCGGCGGGCGGAGACGGAGGCGGCGCGGATCAGCCCGGGCGCCGAGCCGGCCGAGACCGGGTACGTCCAGCCGGGCCTCGTCAACGTGCAGGTCGCGGAGGCCCTGCTCCGTCTGGGTGATCTGACGGCGGCCCACGAGCACGCGGCGGCGGCCGTCGAGACGCCCGCGCACGACCGGGGGCGGGTGCACCGGCTCGCCATGCTGTGCCAGATCGAGCTGCGGCAGGGGGAGACCGAGCGGGCGGCGGGCACGGCGGTGGAGATGACCGAGCGGGCCCGCGGGATGGAGTCGCAGCGGCTGCGGGACCGGCTCCGTGAGGTGCGCGAGCATCTGCTGGCCCGTGGGGGAGGGGACGCCCGGGAGGCGGCCGAGCTGATCGACGGGGCCCTGCGCGTGCCCCTGTGA
- a CDS encoding PP2C family protein-serine/threonine phosphatase has product MFRDKALDAEGSRIRRVAPLAAPVVWGLVAVAWKVGCPVARQPGMPMRVADGVVFLAVGTGLVLGARRGLKRELARVRAVADATQQVLLRPPPARLDGLSVAAGQLSASRGAVVGGDLYEAVATPYGVRLVIGDVRGHGLAALGAVVAVLGSFREAAHDEPELAGVLRRLDRALGRHLCERAREEHPARAGRAPEHPAAEEFVTLLLLEIRADGVVYVLDCGHPGPYRLGRRVEAVPVGEPLPPLGAFPLPADLVPYPATRLRPGETLVLHTDGAEEARDRRGGFFPLDRALAAAAGEAPAELVRRVHAALLRHTRGRLTDDVALLVVRNDRVRVPAQPAEPGLRRTRPAPSSH; this is encoded by the coding sequence ATGTTCCGTGACAAGGCTTTGGATGCCGAAGGCTCCCGGATACGCCGGGTGGCTCCGCTGGCGGCCCCGGTCGTGTGGGGGCTCGTCGCCGTCGCCTGGAAGGTCGGGTGTCCGGTGGCCCGACAGCCCGGGATGCCGATGCGCGTCGCCGACGGCGTCGTGTTCCTCGCCGTCGGGACCGGCCTCGTGCTCGGGGCGCGGCGAGGTCTCAAACGGGAGCTGGCGCGGGTGCGGGCCGTCGCCGACGCCACGCAGCAGGTGCTGCTCCGCCCGCCGCCCGCGCGCCTCGACGGGCTCTCGGTGGCGGCCGGGCAGCTGTCCGCGTCCCGCGGTGCCGTCGTCGGCGGTGACCTGTACGAGGCGGTGGCCACGCCGTACGGGGTGCGCCTGGTCATCGGGGACGTGCGGGGCCACGGGCTCGCCGCGCTCGGGGCGGTGGTCGCCGTCCTCGGCAGCTTCCGCGAGGCCGCCCACGACGAGCCCGAACTCGCGGGCGTGCTGCGCCGCCTGGACCGGGCGCTCGGACGGCACCTGTGCGAGCGGGCCCGGGAGGAGCACCCGGCCAGGGCGGGGCGGGCGCCCGAACATCCGGCCGCCGAGGAGTTCGTGACGCTGCTGCTCCTGGAGATCCGCGCCGACGGAGTGGTGTACGTGCTGGACTGCGGCCACCCCGGCCCGTACCGCCTCGGCCGCCGCGTCGAGGCGGTGCCCGTCGGCGAGCCGCTGCCCCCGCTCGGCGCCTTCCCGCTGCCCGCCGACCTCGTGCCGTACCCCGCGACCCGGCTGCGGCCGGGCGAGACGCTGGTCCTCCACACGGACGGCGCGGAGGAGGCCCGCGACCGCCGGGGCGGGTTCTTCCCCCTGGACCGCGCCCTCGCGGCAGCGGCCGGGGAGGCACCGGCCGAGCTCGTCCGCCGGGTGCACGCGGCGCTGCTGCGCCACACGCGCGGCCGGCTCACCGACGACGTCGCCCTGCTCGTCGTACGCAACGACCGGGTGCGGGTACCGGCGCAGCCCGCCGAACCCGGGCTGCGCCGTACCCGGCCTGCGCCCTCCTCCCACTAG